The proteins below are encoded in one region of Sminthopsis crassicaudata isolate SCR6 chromosome 1, ASM4859323v1, whole genome shotgun sequence:
- the LOC141551134 gene encoding olfactory receptor 8A1-like, producing the protein MMTPENHSTVTEFIITGLSDHPELQLPLFILFLGIYIVSMVGNLVLILLIRISSQLHTPMYYFLSNLSFIDLCSSSVITPKMLVNFVSEKNIISYSGCLTQFFFYCYFAVSECYMLTAMAYDRYVAICSPLLYYNTMSQRVCFLLVSGVYTMGTFSGLIQTAYLARLLFCGDNVISNYFCDILPLLKLSCSSTYINEFLLMFLVGFHSLVTTVPIFISYAFIFSSILSIRTTKGRSKAFSTCGSHLAGVIIFYGSIIFMYYKPASSYNVIQEKVASVIYTMVIPMLNPLIYSLRNKDVKDSLKKVTKGEVFP; encoded by the coding sequence ATGATGACTCCAGAGAATCATTCTACAGTGACTGAGTTTATTATCACGGGATTAAGTGACCATCCAGAGCTCCAACTTCCCCTCTTCATCTTGTTCTTAGGAATCTACATTGTCTCCATGGTTGGGAATTTAGTACTGATTTTATTAATCAGAATTAGTTCTCAGCTGCATACCCCCATGTATTATTTTCTTAGTAACTTGTCCTTTATAGATCTCTGTTCCTCCTCTGTCATTACCCCCAAAATGTTGGTGAATTTTGTATCAGAGAAAAACATCATCTCCTACTCAGGGTGCTTAACCCAGTTCTTTTTCTACTGTTATTTTGCTGTTTCTGAGTGCTACATGCTGACAGCTATGGCCTATGATCGTTATGTTGCCATCTGTAGCCCCCTGCTTTATTATAACACTATGTCCCAAAGAGTCTGCTTCCTGTTGGTGTCAGGGGTATATACAATGGGCACTTTTTCAGGTCTGATTCAAACAGCTTACTTGGCCAGACTGCTATTCTGTGGGGACAATGTTATCAGCAATTACTTCTGTGACATCCTTCCTCTCCTGAAGCTCTCCTGCTCTAGCACTTACATCAATGAATTTCTGTTGATGTTCCTGGTTGGATTCCATTCATTGGTGACTACAGTACCCATTTTTATctcttatgcttttattttttccagcatCCTCAGTATCCGTACTACAAAGGGGAGATCTAAAGCCTTCAGTACCTGTGGCTCCCATTTAGCAGGTGTTATCATCTTTTATGGGTCTATTATTTTCATGTATTATAAACCAGCTTCTAGTTACAATGTAATCCAAGAAAAGGTGGCTTCAGTGATTTATACTATGGTTATCCCAATGCTGAATCCCCTGATCTACAGTCTAAGGAACAAGGATGTGAAAGACTCATTGAAAAAAGTCACAAAAGGTGAGGTATTTCCCTGA
- the LOC141551000 gene encoding olfactory receptor 10D3-like: MSMEIRNHTVVTEFILLGIPHTEGQEQVLFGVFLIFYLCTLLGNLLILVAVMSDSRLHTPMYFFLCNLSVLDIGFSSVSTPKMLAILLVRNQVISLGGCMSQVFFYHFLGSTECLLYTVMAYDRFAAICHPLRYTIIMNRRVCAVLAAGTWFTSSFHATILTTLTFQLPYCGSNVVDYFFCDIFPVVKLACGNTIIIETVSFTNIGLVPMTCFLLILASYIRIVIAILKMNSAEGRRKAASTCVSHLSVVTLFFGPCALIYTQPSLSEVLVTPVQIFGNVVTPMLNPTIYTLRNKDVKGALKKLTGGQITSEGGH; the protein is encoded by the coding sequence ATGTCTATGGAGATAAGGAACCACACTGTTGTGACTGAGTTCATCTTGCTTGGCATTCCACATACAGAAGGTCAGGAACAAGTGCTCTTTGGTGTCTTCTTGATCTTCTACCTTTGTACTCTGCTGGGGAACCTTCTTATCCTTGTGGCTGTGATGTCTGATTCCCGCCTTCACACTCCTATGTATTTCTTCTTGTGCAACTTATCTGTGCTAGATATTGGTTTCTCCTCAGTCAGTACCCCCAAGATGCTGGCAATCCTTTTGGTGAGGAATCAGGTCATTTCCTTGGGTGGTTGTATGTCCCAGGTTTTCTTCTACCACTTCCTGGGCAGTACTGAGTGTCTCCTCTATACTGTCATGGCCTATGACCGATTTGCTGCCATCTGCCACCCATTGCGTTACACCATCATCATGAACCGCCGTGTTTGTGCTGTACTGGCAGCTGGGACCTGGTTCACCAGCTCCTTTCATGCCACTATTCTTACCACATTAACCTTCCAGCTGCCCTACTGTGGTTCTAATGTGGTAGACTACTTCTTCTGTGACATCTTTCCTGTAGTCAAGTTGGCTTGTGGCAATACCATCATCATTGAGACAGTGAGCTTTACTAATATTGGTCTTGTGCCCATGACCTGCTTCCTCCTTATCTTGGCCTCTTACATCCGCATTGTCATCGCTATTCTTAAGATGAATTCGGCTGAGGGACGGCGCAAGGCAGCATCTACCTGTGTGTCTCATCTCTCTGTTGTCACTCTGTTTTTTGGGCCCTGTGCTCTCATTTATACCCAGCCATCTCTGAGTGAAGTTCTAGTGACTCCTGTTCAGATTTTTGGCAATGTTGTCACTCCCATGCTTAATCCCACAATCTATACTCTAAGGAACAAGGATGTCAAAGGAGCCCTAAAGAAGCTGACTGGGGGACAAATTACATCAGAGGGGGGTCACTAG